A segment of the Pseudomonas versuta genome:
ATAGCATGCAGGGAGCTGGGATCTATTCCGGGGATGTGGCCGTTGTCGACCGCTCACTCGAACCGGTCCACGGCGATGTGGTTGTAGCGTTGCTCAATAACGATCCGATTTGCAAACGTCTTTGCTTGCGAGAAAAGAAGGTCATTCTTCAGTCTGAAAACTCGAAATACCCAGACCGGCACGTGCTCGAAGGAGACGATCTCTCCATTTGGGGAGTGATCACTTACACAGTGCGCAGCCATGGCAATTAAGCCAGATCCAGTATTCGCGCTCATCGATTGCAACAGCTTCTATGCCAGCTGTGAGCGTGTGTTTCGTCCTGATCTGGCCAAAGTACCCATCGTGGTACTGAGCAACAATGATCTGAGGGGTGGGAAATGTTAGTAATTCGTGTACAGCCCGCGTAACTCGTGACGTACTCCGGAGCCCCCATTTCCGACCCTACGAAAACCCACGCAAGATAACGAACCGAGAAACGTAAAATTTTTGCTTCTAGGTCTTTATTTGGAAATGTTTATTTCCTATACTGGCCCCATGGTCACCAAATCTGAAATTTCTGCCCGCCCCGGCCGGCCACGCGAGTTCGACACCCAAGCGGCGCTGGACAAGGCGATCACGCGTTTCAGTGAATATGGATTCCACGGCACCTCGATCTCGGACTTGAATGCGTGTCTGGGGCTCACTTCGGGCAGCATCTACAAGGCCTGGGGCGACAAGCGTGGCCTGTTCCTGGCAGCGCTTGATCGGTATATCGCGCTCCGTGCAGAAGCTATTGCTGCTTGCCTGGCGAGCGCACACTCGGGCCGTGACAAAATCGAGTCCCTACTCACTCACTATGCACGCCTTAGCTGCGAGGCGACAGGCCTTACAGGATGTCTGGTGGTCGAAACCGCCGTTGAGCTTTCGTTGGCGGATAAAGAGATTGCAACCTTGATCGCTGCGCAGCAGAACAGGCGAGAAGCCCAACTGCGCCGTCTGATCGAGGAGGGCCAGCTTGATGGTTCTATCCGTAAGGAGCTCGATCCCGCCAATATGGCAAAATTGCTTTTGACCCTTCAGCAGGGTATGCGGGTGGTCGGCAAAACGAAAACTGATGCCAAGCGAATGCTTGGAATGGTTTGCGAGCTGATGCAGTTGCTTTAATAGTATTTTACTTAATTAGGAAACGATCAATTCCATTTAGGGGGAGTCATGAACGTTCGATCAGAGCAGCCGCAGTACGTTGGCGCAGATTTCATGATGCGCACCGATTTCTGGAAGTGCTTTCACCATGCAAGTGCGCGAGTTGGCGATGTCAATCTTCACTACGTTGAGGGAGGTGAGGGCCCGCCTGTATTGCTGATTCCTGGCTGGCCACAGAGCTGGTATGCATGGCGCTATGTAATGCCCCAATTGGTGGATGCCGGTTATCGAGTCATTGCGGTCGACCCTCGCGGTATGGGGGAAAGTGATGCACCGATAGATGATTATGATCTGGGTACTGTAGCCGCTGAACTGCGCTCATTTGCTGAAACAATAGGGCTATTCGAAAGAGGGCCTATCGATGTTGTGGGGCACGACGTAGGCGCTTGGATTGCTTATGCGTGGGCTGCAGACTGGCGCTCGGATATCCGACGCATCGCATTGCTTGACGCTTTGATTCCCGGCGTTTCTGCGCCGCGTACTGACCTGTCCGTCGATGAGGCTAACCGACGTAGTTGGCATTTTGCGTTCAACCAACTCGACGATCTCCCAGAGCTGTTGATTAGCGGACGCGAAGACGTGTTTCTCACTTGGTTGTTTCGTGTCAAGTCACTGCAGCCCTGGACTATCACTGCCGAAGACATCGCCGTTTATGCACGTCAGCTGGCCGCACCTGGCGCATTACGAGCCGCGACCCGCTACTACCAGTGCGCCTTGTCGCCAGAAGGAGTTGCCGCAAACCGGCTTCGCGCTGAGAAGCCACTTGATATACCGGTGCTGGCGTTGGGGGCGGATCGAGGGGTCGGCGATCATATTGTCAAGGCGTTGCAGGCCTTGGCGACTAATGTTCAGGGTGATGTGATCCTTGACGCCGGCCACTATCTGCCAGAAGAAGCCGCCAATCGAATAGCCGATTTGTTGGTGGACTTCCTCAAGCCGCAAGGGAAATAACATGCCTTTGTTCCTGTTTCTCCTAGCCGCCGCCGCTGGCGTGATGCTGCCCCTGCAGGCGGTCGTGAATGCCCGGTTGGGACGGGCAATAGGCGGCCCTCTGTGGGCAGCAGCGCTCTCGTCGGTGGTTGTAGCGACGATACTTGCCTCCCTCGCGCTGGCCTCAGGGAAGCCTTGGCCAAGACTTTCTCAGATGACAGGCCTACCTTGGTGGGCCTGGATCGGAGGGCTATGCGGCGCTGTTGTGCTGTCCGCAATGACCGCCGTCGCTCCTCGTATTGGCGCCGCCAACATGATCGCATTGGTCATGACAGGGCAGGTTCTTGCGGCCATGACTCTGGATCGCCTGGGTTGGTTCGAGATGGCTATACAGCCCTTTAGCGTTCAACGAATGGCGGCGGCAGTATTACTAATTGCTGGTGCGGTGCTGATGAGTGTTTAGGTTTCCAAAAAGCTCTGAGGCGTGGGCGCGCGATATTTGCTGCCGATGAGGAGTTGGTCGTAAACGCTCATCA
Coding sequences within it:
- a CDS encoding alpha/beta fold hydrolase, translated to MNVRSEQPQYVGADFMMRTDFWKCFHHASARVGDVNLHYVEGGEGPPVLLIPGWPQSWYAWRYVMPQLVDAGYRVIAVDPRGMGESDAPIDDYDLGTVAAELRSFAETIGLFERGPIDVVGHDVGAWIAYAWAADWRSDIRRIALLDALIPGVSAPRTDLSVDEANRRSWHFAFNQLDDLPELLISGREDVFLTWLFRVKSLQPWTITAEDIAVYARQLAAPGALRAATRYYQCALSPEGVAANRLRAEKPLDIPVLALGADRGVGDHIVKALQALATNVQGDVILDAGHYLPEEAANRIADLLVDFLKPQGK
- a CDS encoding TetR/AcrR family transcriptional regulator, translating into MFISYTGPMVTKSEISARPGRPREFDTQAALDKAITRFSEYGFHGTSISDLNACLGLTSGSIYKAWGDKRGLFLAALDRYIALRAEAIAACLASAHSGRDKIESLLTHYARLSCEATGLTGCLVVETAVELSLADKEIATLIAAQQNRREAQLRRLIEEGQLDGSIRKELDPANMAKLLLTLQQGMRVVGKTKTDAKRMLGMVCELMQLL
- a CDS encoding DMT family transporter, with translation MPLFLFLLAAAAGVMLPLQAVVNARLGRAIGGPLWAAALSSVVVATILASLALASGKPWPRLSQMTGLPWWAWIGGLCGAVVLSAMTAVAPRIGAANMIALVMTGQVLAAMTLDRLGWFEMAIQPFSVQRMAAAVLLIAGAVLMSV
- a CDS encoding LexA family protein; the protein is MSFTSLGPIAEGGIRLPLGSFKVPAGFPSPAADHLEKEISLDQLLNIRAPHVYLVSIDGDSMQGAGIYSGDVAVVDRSLEPVHGDVVVALLNNDPICKRLCLREKKVILQSENSKYPDRHVLEGDDLSIWGVITYTVRSHGN